A stretch of Gossypium hirsutum isolate 1008001.06 chromosome A06, Gossypium_hirsutum_v2.1, whole genome shotgun sequence DNA encodes these proteins:
- the LOC107961746 gene encoding uncharacterized protein isoform X2, whose protein sequence is MQWTKLLLLPIPSSSSTFQSGASSKLRFLSTSIAATFGIPYLKNTYCFCQRPPLANWCPTSLADLFTCIKGISFQPPAFVNLNLSTSSMPTHKPLFPPQKAKESSQSSITKLARRSMDVGDLITLSIGHLGIVSLNILSTACIGTWSFC, encoded by the exons ATGCAATGGACAAAACTTTTGCTACTTCCCATTCCTTCATCTTCGAGCACGTTTCAATCTGGAGCTTCCAGTAAGCTACGGTTTCTCTCAACCAGTATTGCCGCAACCTTTGGGATCCCATACCTCAAAAACACCTATTGTTTTTGCCAAAGACCTCCGCTGGCTAACTGGTGCCCCACTTCATTGGCCGATCTGTTCACATGCATAAAG GGAATCTCCTTTCAACCTCCGGCTTTTGTAAATTTAAATCTAAGCACATCCTCAATGCCAACACACAAGCCACTGTTTCCGCCGCAAAAGGCGAAAGAATCCTCTCAGTCAAG tatcaccaagctagctcgaagATCAATGGACGTTGGAgatttgatcacactatcaattggacatttgggtatagttagtctcaacattttgagtacggcatgtatagggacttggtctttttgttaa
- the LOC107961746 gene encoding uncharacterized protein isoform X1, whose protein sequence is MQWTKLLLLPIPSSSSTFQSGASSKLRFLSTSIAATFGIPYLKNTYCFCQRPPLANWCPTSLADLFTCIKGISFQPPAFVNLNLSTSSMPTHKPLFPPQKAKESSQSRSRKTESRPKPRKEQDCGLNRIVSHILVLSITKLARRSMDVGDLITLSIGHLGIVSLNILSTACIGTWSFC, encoded by the exons ATGCAATGGACAAAACTTTTGCTACTTCCCATTCCTTCATCTTCGAGCACGTTTCAATCTGGAGCTTCCAGTAAGCTACGGTTTCTCTCAACCAGTATTGCCGCAACCTTTGGGATCCCATACCTCAAAAACACCTATTGTTTTTGCCAAAGACCTCCGCTGGCTAACTGGTGCCCCACTTCATTGGCCGATCTGTTCACATGCATAAAG GGAATCTCCTTTCAACCTCCGGCTTTTGTAAATTTAAATCTAAGCACATCCTCAATGCCAACACACAAGCCACTGTTTCCGCCGCAAAAGGCGAAAGAATCCTCTCAGTCAAG atcaagaaaaacggagtccaGACCTAAACCGAGAAAAGAacaagattgtggactaaatcgaatagttagCCATATTTTGGTACTGAG tatcaccaagctagctcgaagATCAATGGACGTTGGAgatttgatcacactatcaattggacatttgggtatagttagtctcaacattttgagtacggcatgtatagggacttggtctttttgttaa